GTCGGGGTGGAGGCTTAGCTCAGCGGCAGAGCAGGGGACTCATAATCCCTCGGTCGCAGGTTCGAATCCTGCAGCCTCCACCATAGGCACCCGCAAGCCGTCCCGGGTGGGGTCGGGCATTCAGACACCGCTCTTCACAGGGTCTCCCCGCGATCGCGACGCCCGGTGGCAGGCCGGGTCGTCCACCTTCGTCCACAACATGACGCTCCCCGTTCACCGGTGGTTCCGCTTTCCGGCTGGCTTCTCCGCGCAGTGGGCGCAAGCGGTGGTGGAGGAGCAGCGGCGGGCCGGTGGGGGGCGGGCCATCACGCTGCTGGATCCCTTCGCGGGGGTCGGCACCGCCATCCTGGCCGCCGAGGCGGCCGGGGTGAGGGCCTACGGGCTGGAGGCGCAGCCCCTGCTGGCGCGGATCGCCAGGGCCAAGCTCCTATGGGACACCGACGTCGGCGCCTTCCTGGGCTTCGCGAGGCGGGTGCTGGAGGCCGCCCGCGACGGCCAACATGGGGCGGCCTCGTACCCGCCCCTGGTCCTCAAGTGCTATCCTCCCGACGTGCTGCAGCAGCTTCACGGTCTGCGGCTGGCCTGGGAGGCCCACCGTGACGGCTCGCCCGAGTCCGAACTGACCTGGCTGGCGCTGGTCTCGATCCTGCGTCAGGCTTCGCCGGCGAACACGGCTCCCTGGCAGTATGTCCTCCCGTCCAAGCGCAAGCGGCGGGCGGCCCCGCCCTACGACGCCTTCGCGGCCCAGGTCGAGCGCATGGCGCAGGACATGGCCCAACGGCAGGCAGCCGGGGTCGCCCGCGCGGGCAGTATCTTCGCAGCCGACGCCCGGCAGGCCGCTCCCATCGAGGACGGGAGCATCGACCTGGTCGTCACGTCGCCCCCTTACGCCAACAATTTCGACTACGCGGACGCCACCCGGCTGGAGCTGAGCTTCCTGGGCGCCGTCGAGGGGTGGGGCGACCTGCACGAGGTGGCGAGGCGGCCCCTGGTGCGGTCGTGCTCGCAGCACGTCTCCGTCGAGGGCACCGACCTGGAGGCGGTGCTGCGGGAGCTGTCGGATGCGCCCTTCTACCGGGACCTGGAGCGGGTCGTCGCGGCGCTGGCGCAGGAGCGAGAGCGCCATCGCGGCCACAAGCGCTACGACGTGATGATCCCGGCCTACTTCGCCGACATGCGGCAGGTGTGGCGGGCGCTGCGCCGCGTCTGCCGGCCGGGGGCCCGTGTCTGCTTCGTGGTGGGCGACTCGGCGCCATACGGCGTCCACATCCCCGTGGAGAGGTGGCTGGGGGAGCTGGCGGTCCAGGCGGGCTTTGGGGGCTACCGCTTCGAGAAGATACGGGACCGCAACGTCAAGTGGAAGAACCGCAAGCACCGGGTCCCCCTCCACGAGGGGCATCTGTGGGTGGAGGGGTAGGAGCGCCGTTGGATGGTAGCCAAGGCCAGCGCCCTGACGCCCAGGGCCACGAGGGCGAAGTGCCGAAGGCGGCCAGGTCAGCGGGCCGACCGGGGCGACGGCCGCCATGGCGTGGCCGACGCCGGCTTGATCCGGACCCAGCGGACGCCGTCGAGGGCCTGGATGGCCCGCTCGATGGCCGCGGCCAGCTCGTGCTGGCGGGCCTCGGGCAACGCCTCCAGCCGGAGGGAGACCGCCACCCGGCCCGCGCACTCCGCCACGTTGGGCACCAGGCCCTCGGCGACGATGCTGCGGCCGGTGTCGGGGTGCGGGATCGCCTCCAACGCCGCCCAGATCCGGTCTCGCAACCTGACGTGGGTCTCGTCACCCATCGTGCTCGGACCCCCTACCCGTCGACCCGGCGTGACGCGGCCGCCACCCGCGCCGGGGGCCCTCCCGCAGGGCGCCGTCGGGCATCGGTGCCTGCACCTGGCGGGCCCCCTGCCGCGCGCACCCCGCGTCTCAGGGCTTCACGACCGTCCCCTGGAGACGGGATTGCTCCGCGGCAAAAGCCATGAAGTGGCTGTCGAGCGACTCCTGCAGCGACGTCAGCGCCTCCTCCGGTACCGTCCCGCTCTTGCGGGCGCGTAGCCGCCGGATGAAGGCGGCCATGAGGCCCTGGTCACCGCCGGCGTGTCGGCCGTTGCCGCGAACCCGCATCACCTCGTGGACGGGGCCTGCCGCGCCGGTGGTCACGAAGCTCCGGACCTCGATCTCGCCCTTCTCGAGGTGCCCCCGGATCTCGCCCCGGGTGCCCATCAGCTTGAGGGTGCGGGTGTTCTCCTCGGTGAAGCCGCACATCGTGAAGGCGGCGGTGACGCCACCCTCGAACTCGATGGCCACGACCTGGTGGTCGACGACGTCGTTGTCGCAACGGTAGACG
This genomic interval from Limnochorda sp. LNt contains the following:
- a CDS encoding iron-sulfur cluster assembly protein, whose product is MGDETHVRLRDRIWAALEAIPHPDTGRSIVAEGLVPNVAECAGRVAVSLRLEALPEARQHELAAAIERAIQALDGVRWVRIKPASATPWRPSPRSAR